The sequence below is a genomic window from Citricoccus muralis.
CTCGGGCAGCAGCAGCCGCGTCTGCACGTGCACGGTCTTCTTGCCGGTGCGAATCAGTCGAGCCTGCACCACCACGGTGGACTCCACCGGCACGGAATGTTGGAAGCGCATATTGCCGACGTAGGCAGCGACCACGTTGGTGCGGGTCCAGGTGGCAGCCATGGCGTATCCGGCCTTGTCGAGCCAGCTCATCACGGTACCGGCGTCGACGCTGCCGTCGGGAAAATCGTAGGCTTCGGCCCGGAAGTTCAGGGCAATCGACGTTCGCGCGGGCATACTTAAGAAAATATCATTCCCCACCCTCCAGGAGGTTGCGACGGTGTTGCCTGAGGAATCCCCGACGCCCGAGTCTGCCCACATCACCCCGACGTCTGCCACCCCGGCATCCGGGCCACGGCCCGATCCAGTGGCCGAGCGGGTGGAAGCCGCGGCGTTGCGACTGGGGGTGAATCCGTTGGTCGATTGGGCCACGCGCCTGCTCACTGGGGCCGCGCAGCCGGACGACGACGGCGACCCGAGCATCGAGCTCCTCGGCGGAATGCCCGCCCTGGAACCCTGGATGGCGCGGGTCTGGGCGGCTCAGGTGCTGCTGCACCGCTGGCATCACGCCGCAGCGCCTGCCGTAGTCACCGGGCTATCGGATGAGGCGTGGCAGGTACGCTCCGTGTGTCTGAAAGTCGCCGCGCTCCGCGATATCACCGACGCCGAGTTGACCGTCGTCTCCCGGCTCGATGACCCGGAGCCCTCGGTGCGAGTGGAGGCGGCAACGACCCTGGGCGAGCTCGGGTCTGTGGACACCTCCGGCACCATGATCGGGTTGAACAACGCCGTGATGTCCACAGATTCTGTGATGGCCGATGCCGCCGAACGCGCTTTGGAACGATTGGCGGAGCGCTTCGATCGACCCGACGTCCGCCCCGCGTCCCAGTACTGAGCCAGTCTGACGATCAGACGGCGGTGAAGGTATCGGCCACGCGGGCCATGCCGGTCGCTGACTGCACGTCCTCGACCACCAGTCCGGTCTGAAACAGCGGCATCTCCGGTAGCCGTTCCCGCGCCCAGGTCAGGTGCTCGTCCTCGGAGCGGGCACGCGCCGCCAAAAAATCG
It includes:
- a CDS encoding HEAT repeat domain-containing protein, giving the protein MPEESPTPESAHITPTSATPASGPRPDPVAERVEAAALRLGVNPLVDWATRLLTGAAQPDDDGDPSIELLGGMPALEPWMARVWAAQVLLHRWHHAAAPAVVTGLSDEAWQVRSVCLKVAALRDITDAELTVVSRLDDPEPSVRVEAATTLGELGSVDTSGTMIGLNNAVMSTDSVMADAAERALERLAERFDRPDVRPASQY